A region from the Treponema pallidum subsp. pallidum str. Nichols genome encodes:
- a CDS encoding GNAT family N-acetyltransferase, whose protein sequence is MSRLVRNLDAHTIDEALAFVKSREAFSVSLAEYLKAAKCSFSTRGTAPFIRGGSVLYRDAEPCAVLLLTRAGLLLHNSEPNTNSAAIYRACKRLVTAQVRSIVGTEMHTCVIARSISGITTHAQQERYYLLVLPLHTPRVEYEQNSAPLHIRRAQLKDMRELFPLHMHYKREEVLPVGNSPKHKATVRTLHAHLRTRVIFHASIGGHIVAKAQTNAHGFHCHQIGGVYTVPAYRNRGIATALVATLAYNRLDIGKTPVLFVKVRNMAARRVYEKIGFTLHGLYRVINL, encoded by the coding sequence GTGTCTCGTCTCGTTCGCAACCTCGACGCGCATACCATTGATGAAGCCCTTGCCTTCGTTAAGTCGCGTGAAGCATTCAGTGTCAGCTTGGCGGAATATCTAAAAGCAGCTAAATGTTCTTTTTCCACGCGTGGTACCGCTCCCTTTATACGGGGCGGTAGCGTACTGTACCGAGATGCAGAACCGTGTGCAGTACTCCTGCTCACGCGCGCAGGGTTGCTTTTGCACAACAGTGAGCCAAACACAAACAGTGCGGCGATCTACCGTGCCTGCAAACGGCTGGTAACCGCGCAGGTGCGTTCGATTGTAGGTACAGAAATGCACACGTGCGTTATCGCACGCTCGATTTCAGGTATTACAACTCACGCGCAGCAGGAGCGATATTACCTACTGGTGCTGCCACTACACACACCACGTGTTGAATATGAGCAAAACAGTGCTCCATTGCATATCCGGCGCGCACAGCTAAAAGATATGCGAGAGCTATTTCCTCTCCATATGCATTACAAACGTGAAGAAGTACTGCCCGTAGGAAACAGTCCAAAACATAAGGCGACCGTGCGTACCCTGCACGCACATCTCCGTACACGCGTGATATTCCACGCCTCAATAGGAGGACACATCGTTGCAAAGGCGCAAACAAACGCACATGGCTTTCATTGTCACCAAATTGGCGGGGTATATACGGTGCCTGCATATCGCAACCGGGGCATTGCCACTGCATTGGTTGCAACGCTTGCGTATAACCGACTCGATATAGGAAAAACACCGGTGCTTTTCGTAAAGGTACGTAACATGGCAGCGCGGCGCGTATACGAAAAGATCGGCTTTACGCTACACGGATTATACCGCGTCATTAATCTATAG